AAGAGGATTACAATATGGATGATCGCGCGAAACCGAAACTCCATTGGGTAATGATAATCGCCAATAGGTATCTGAAACCGATAAACTAAGCGCTGAATTTTGTAGTTGACGAAGATTTTTCTCGGAATTTGTCCTTTCTTCTCCTCCAAAAAAAGGTTGGATCAATATAATACCTTTTAAAAATAACGGATTCAAGTTCAAATGCGACGCatttgagtttgaatttgatGCTAAGCGCGTAGCAACAACATTGTAAGCTATATTAGCTCCAGCACTATCACCAcatagaaaaagagaagaaatgttgCAATGTTTCAACCACCAACTTTGGTTTTTATTATATACCGCTTCGTGTTTGATCCACATGAGAGCATTGAAAGCGTCGTCGTAAGCAGAAGGAAGACGGTTTTCGGGGGCTAAACGATAGTTAACCGAGACAACAACGCAATTCGCTTTTGAAGCGAGGTTGTTTAAGAATTCATGGTAACAAATCCATGAAGTAGAACCAACACAAAATCCACCACCATGAAAATAAACAAGCAAAGGAagcttgttattgttattatggGAGGTTGATGTTGGGAGATAGACACGTGCCCATAAATTAGTTTCTTTGTTGATTGTAATGTCTCTTGAAATGACACCATTTTGTGATGGAAAATTGCATGAGACGTTGGGGATAATTTGTGGTCTTTCTACATGTCCATCTTTGTGGACTTTTATGAGTCCTTCAATTTCTTCAATGATGAGTCCTTTTTGGTGAtgaatgttgtttgatttttgGTTGTTGTGGTTGAATGAAATGGTAGTActagtcatgatgaaaaatatGGAAATTTGAAGTGAAATATTTTGTTTGTGATGGCATAATGGGGTGAGGGTTTAGACCTTTTTATAGAGATTGGAGAATGAAAAAAAGTATAAAGGTATTATCTTTTCATGATCTTGTGTGAAACAAGTGGTGAAGCTCAATCTCATGAAGATTCTAGTTTGAATTTGAGATATCATAGAATTGACtcatgtgtgtatatatataatttatgaaaataaacaaGGAATCTTAATTGAATGAGAGAATCTTTAGGTTAAACATTATTCTTATCTGATATGGAAGTGAAAGGAACTTTTATTATGTTACCACTTGCACATTTATGATTCCTTGACCTTTGTTTTGCATGCATACAAGGAAGAAAATACACGCATGGCAAATCTGAATGGACTATTGAAATATAAGGATATCCTTCTAATTCCAAGTGCATGCATAAGTACAAGTAGATAATTCATAATATGATAATGATGTTGTTCATGTGTAAACAACAACATTTAATTTGATTTCAAATCTCAACCGTAAATAGTACTCGATTAAACGGTTAtataaatagcctattttttaggagaaaaataaactacatattttttaattattattttatttcatttagtatCACTGTTTGATCATTTCTTTTAACGATTGAGATTTAATGTCAAACTAAACTTTGACACTTTGGTGTTATTTGATCCTATTCTTATATatggataggatcaaatgacactaaggtgtcaaagtttaatttgacactaaATCTAAACTGTTGATAGTACTCGATAAATAAtctatttgtattttttaattattttattttatttaatataactgTTTGATCAATTTTTTTACAGTTGAAATTTAgtatcaaattaaactttgatatCTTAATGTCATTTAAGATGTTCTATATATATATTTCGTTGGAAAAATGATGATCAAATGTCTTAGGATATGTATATCTTATAGATGATAAGAATGTTGACTATTTGCCACATATGAAACTAATTTTGTGTGAGTTTCAATTTCAGAATCTATGGTAGAGATTGGAAAGTTTTTAGGGTACTTACCCGTGCTTCAGTCCACTACGACCATGTACCACCTAGATGTTGAACAAATATTGCATGAGATTTTGATTCTtggaataaaattttataaattggacCTACATAATATTTGAAAGCTTTTCTATAGTCCAAGTTTGCTATTCCCTGTGCCAAACTCATACTTGGTACATTCCTTACTTCTCATGTAAGTTATAAAAATTAATACTTTGACATCCTAAATGTATTTAGGTAGTTACATGTAAATTTAGATTTCTAAGTAATGTTTCATCGTTTTTTCAGGGTATCTTTTAATTATTCTTGATTGCTTTAAAATTCCTCTCTATCATCTTTATGAATTGAGTTAGAGTCTATTATAGAGAAGAATGTTTCTTTGGTGGTTGGTTCTaagtttgttgatttttttagatGCTTTTTGATTTGATGTTTGATTTTAATTGATGCTTCACTtaaaattaggatgattttttcATCCGTGATTGTAAGTGTGGAAGAACGGAttacatttttaaaaattattcttaCATTTGGCTTCTTTTGGTTCACCTTTGCGCACACACTAATCATTTATATTTTCAACACTATAAAATCGTATCTAAGAGATTGATCTTGTTGAACAGGTTGTGATGTCAAGGTGGAACCCACAATATGCTTTATCAGGGCTTCAAGTTGAGCACTTAGTATCAAGGGTAACACTCCTTTCTTTTTAGCACATTTATAAGTGAGTGTACACACTACAATAAATTTGACTTTTGTGACGGGCAAAAAGCATAGGTAAATGTCTATTTTCCGTAGGTATAGTCCAAAATACTTCATAACATATAATTCGTTTGTACTACTGATTTTTTTCATCACTTTAGGCTATAGTTACATATTTTAAGCCGATGGAATAAAACATTTAGTTATACCTACGACTTTTGTCTGTCACTATATAATAATTTGACAAGTTCTATCTTAATATTAAACTCACATTTACCCTCCTTTTTGCAGCTTATACATGATACAAAGATGTGGTCacaaaattatgttgttttaTAATTTTCAGAACAATGATAACTACTTACTTACATATCCGACTTATGAGAATCAACATACTTTAATTGAAAATACACAACAATCTAACTATTTACTTACATATCATACTCGTGAGAATCAACGAAAGAAGTTTGTGAACAAACACTAGTATTGGAAGCAAAGTCTCTTGGATGTTCTGAACTAGAAAATATCTCCACCTGTAACAGAAAAAGGAAACATCTTCAGCATATTATTCTACATGTATATGCTACTGCCGTCTATGAAATCATCTTTCTTAGCAAGGAAATCAACGATTTTCCATCACAAAAGAACAACTATCACTTTCCATTTAAACCAATGAAGTATTGTAGCTGAACACAGTGAGTTAAAAGATTTCTAGCTCAAATTAAAAACCCTTACTAACTTAAAATTCACAGAAAGTAAAGGCTACAAATATACAAAATATTGCGACAATGGTGTTGGAGGACTCGTTCTATGGAAGTAAAAAATCCAACTATAATGGTGGTGAGTCGCATACCGATAGGTTTGTCacaaattaggatttaggttaCAGATCGAGGTTGGTGATGAAATAGGGGGCTCCCAGGTAGAATAGTTTCTCAAGGCTTGATGTTGGCCACATACAAAGGAGGGTCAATGCTAAAGGTTGCTAGCGGTTGAACAAAGATATAATAGGCTCTAGGAGGGGAGTATTTGAAAGGCTGTAGAAATGATTGGTTGTGAATGGATAAAAGGGATTGAAAAACAGTGATAATTAGGGGTTGAATGTGTTTTTGGATCTTTCAATTGAGTgtgatattagggttttagaaactgACCCGCGAGAAGGAGTTTTTTAGTAGAAtagtaataattaataataattaattactaTTTATTCCATAAATTGCACTGCATGTTGTACCAAAACCACATATTTAACCTCTAAAGAGTATAATTCCTACACCCGCTGTACACCGTACTCGCCTGTAAGTATATAATATTTATACCTACAGTTTTAAATATTGTTATTAAAGACCTCTGTAGGTATATGTAAAATTTGTTGTAGTGACAATATTCATTCTAGGTCATATTCTCTATGAGTTTTTTCACTTGTGTTTATAATTTGTTCCTCATACTGCCTCTAGCTAAGGCATTAAAGATCATACATGTGTGAGTTTTAAAACCATGTGTAAAGTATTGTACTTGTACCATGTCATCTAAATCATGTAATGGACATCTCTTCAACATTAACTTGAACCTCTCATATGAGTCATAAAGAGATTGAACATCACCTTGTTTGAAATTTTTAATGTTCTTCGTCTTATCTACGATCTTCCTAATTGGATAGAACCTCTCGAAAAGCTTTTCTTCTAGATCATCTGAACTACAGATGGTACCACTTCTCAAGGAACTTGACCATTCTTTCGCTCTTTCAATTAAGGTGAAAGTGAAGAATCTTAACTTTTGTTATCTTTAATTACTTCAGTTGGATAACATAATGAACATGTCTCATAAAACCTTATCAACAGTTCATATGGATCCTAAACTAATCCCTTGTCATATCATGTGTCTTTTAGATATGCAAGAACTTAATTTTTGACATCAAAGGCAACTCAAGTCGATGACTAGAATCCGCGAGTGATCTGCCATCGATTAATCATTCTACCAAAATCTCCTAAGATACACATGGGTGGCAGCGATTGATTCATCGATCTATCCTAATGTATGGATTCATTGTCTTAATTAGTCCCTTCCATGGTTgctcttttttcttttacttaTGGTCTTTCCATCTGAGGTACTTTCCAATCATATCATGTGTCTTTTAGATATGCAAGAACTTAATTTTTGACATCGAAGGCAACTCAACTCGATGACTAGAATCCGCGAGTGATCTGCCATCGATTGATCATTCTACCAAAATCTCCTAAGATACACATGGGTGGCAGCGATTGATTCATCGATCTATCCTAATGTATGGATTCATTGTCTTAATTAGTCCCTTCCATGGTTgctcttttttcttttacttaTGGTCTTTCCATCTGAGGTACTTTCCAATTAGCTTTTGCGGTTTTCTCAATTCTTCAATCAAATATTAATATGCTATATTGTTTACCACGCCTACACTGATATAAAACTATTTCAGTAGCATTgcacaaataaaaagaaagaaatatgaataaatccctttttttggtattttggatttaACCGTTAAACGAAATTAAAagttaattcaatttttttctaactttcttgttgaaattaatcaaataaactcCGGCAAAGACGTCAAAAATTAAATAGACTTTTTGACAAGTGTaccaaatcatcttcaaattgtaatattttttagtttgTATACACATGGGTTATTCTAATTTTAGCGGAACAATGATTAAAGTTACTAAGGTTATAGAAGGGGGAAGGGTGTTATGTAGAGCCTATATTTAGAAGAagtgaattttaaattaattttgagaAATTTATGAGCTTAAAATTGAAGTATTTTCAAATCTGTTATTTCTCGCTATTTAATCATTAAGTTACTAAAATTTCTTCCCTAATATCACGATGGATCAACAATATTTACCAACACATTGTGCAACGATATTTCATTTAATTCACTTGGCATCACACAGTTGGATACTAAATCCCACCATAATCTCAACCAATTGTGAGAAAATTTTCACACACTTATTCTTCTTTAGGTTCTTGCATGCATCGTGCTATGATCCCATCTGGCCGTGGGGCGATTTTACAGACTTGTTTCTGTTGAGAAAAACAAGTGTGAGTTGGAAGtgttgagaaacaagtgtgagAAAGTCTCACATTGATTATAAAAATGGAGATTGAGCactttataagtgggagaattcagacacctatcaccttaagattttaggtGAATATGTGGCATGTCTCTCACAAGGTGTGTTGCTTATAAAGAAATACTCCAATGAAAAATGCTCCCTCATGGTGAACCCCCCTAATTGATGATCTAATAGTTTCTTCCTTCTTTATGTTTTGTGTGTGTTTTTCGCTATGTCTATCGTAACTGTAACAACTACCATGAACAAACATTGTAAAACTGTCTAGTTCGGGTGATTTGAGATGTTATGAGACTACACACAACCATCTTGACTCCTTCAATAATTTGCTCAAGATCATGCCATGTTAAGAACAAAATTCTTAAATTTTGTTATAACATCACCTATTATTAATTACTCCACACTTAATCACAACCGTCTAGTTCGGGTGATTCGAGAAGTTATGAGACTTTACACAATCGTATTAACTCCTTCACTAATTTGATCAAGATTAAGAACAAAatccttaaattttttttataacatcACCTATTATTAACTACTACACACTTAATCATTCTCGAATGCGTCCTGTTGCTACAACCCTATTGGCGCAATTCGGGGGTCAAACGAGGAGCATTTTTACACTTGGggataggggtgggaataggctgggccgagctaggatTTTCCAAGTCTGAGACTGACCTGTCAAAAAGTTCAAAGCCTAAGTCTGACCTGTGGCCTATCAaaggcttatttttaggcctaagcCTGACCTTTTTGAAAGCCTGTTTGGCCTAAGAGCCTACATAAAAACGTATTTTATTTGAGCATTTGTAAATAAGAAATTTAACtaatatttaaatagactaacaaattaaaagatcaacaagactaaatgcttatttgcattgacttattcaagtttacctattaacataaattttgtgatactatttatttgggagaacttatgaaaacaacttatgacattgttcataaagtTTTTGCAGTTAATTTTCATTCGTTCTTCAAAATGACTAAGcttgatttttgtattttaattcaaagtataaatacaatattataataataataattaaactattcatatatatttaaataggCAACCTACTAGGCTTAAAAGACTTTTTGTATGGTCTGTGACCTAAcatttttagctaaataggcttttaagaaaacctaggccttttctatttgaaaaaaaaaactggcCTGACTTAGGCCTGTGTAGTCTAAGTCGTAGGCCCCTGTTAATTGGCCTGACCTATTCTCACCCCTACTTGGAAACTACCTTCAGGAGCAACACATCTTTGTGAGACACACACCACATATCTACCTAAAACCTTAAAGCGATAAGTGAGTTCATTCTTTCACTTATAAAGGCTCAAATCTCCATATTCCTAACTAATATAAAATTTCCTTATACTACTCATTCTAGTAATTGTTTTTCAACAAATCCTTCACTTTCACAAATCAAAATCAAGGTCATACATGAACCTGTAGATAAAAAGAATAATTGACCATTGTCACAACATAAAACTAACTATATAAAGTTAATATGACTCATATTGTTCTTTGTGGGTTCCACTTCATAATCTATAGTAAAGATTGGAGTTTTCTAAAAGGTACTTCCTCCCCTCTGCCTGGATCATGTACCGCCACGATGTTGAACAATTGCATGAGATTTTGATTCTTGGAATAAAATCATGGAATCTGCTGAATATTCGATAATTTTTCTTTAGTCCAAATTTGTTCTAAGCACACTTTGCCATTCCATGTACCAAAGTCCTACTTGGTACATTCCTTACTTTTGAAGTGATAAGCTATGAAAGAAAAACGTTATTTATTTGGATTTAGGTAGAGCTATACTTTCGGTTATTAAGACAACAAAATGATATTTAACACTGTTTAAGCTTGATTCGAATTTTATATATactatagaaaataaaatttatactaTGATTAAGCTAGTGATCGTTGAATCTAAAAATTAACCAAAACATGTTTGACAATTTAGAAGAAATTaaaaattgtctttttttttaattcaagtaGATGTGTTGAGataccaaataattaaacaaaattgtCTCTGTCTCTCCTTTGTATTTTATTTCACTCTTTGGCAAATTATGAAAATACTTTAATTAGATGTTTTCTAGTTTGACCAATATTTTTAAGACATGAGAAGTTTATCTTTGATCATTGATAGCAATGGATCTTCTTTTtcataaagaaagaaaaaaaaactccgCGTACCTTGCGTGCCTACTTTTTTCACTGTACTTTCCTTCATGTAGTTTGCTATATACGAAGAATATATAAGAAAAGTGATaacaaaatgttgtaaagatTGATATAAAAGTAAATATTCTTGGATGGAGATAGGGATGGGAATAGGCCAGACCAATTAACAGGGGCATATGGCCCAGCCTACATAGACTTAGGTTAGGCCAGGTTTTTCATGTAAATAGAAAAGGTATAGGCTTTTTgataagcctatttagctaaaaaggctaggccaaaGACCATATAAAAAGTCTTTTAAACCTATGAGgtcgacctatttaaataaatatgaataatattattattattatattgtattttgtactttgaattaaaatataaaaataaatcttagttatcttgaagaaattatgaaaataagatgaaaaaaatcttatgaacaatgtcataagttgtttccaTAAGttctttcaaacaaataatatcacaaaatgtATGCTATTGGGTAAACTCAAATAAGCCAATGCAAA
The Vicia villosa cultivar HV-30 ecotype Madison, WI linkage group LG6, Vvil1.0, whole genome shotgun sequence genome window above contains:
- the LOC131611119 gene encoding probable carboxylesterase 17, coding for MTSTTISFNHNNQKSNNIHHQKGLIIEEIEGLIKVHKDGHVERPQIIPNVSCNFPSQNGVISRDITINKETNLWARVYLPTSTSHNNNNKLPLLVYFHGGGFCVGSTSWICYHEFLNNLASKANCVVVSVNYRLAPENRLPSAYDDAFNALMWIKHEAVYNKNQSWWLKHCNISSLFLCGDSAGANIAYNVVATRLASNSNSNASHLNLNPLFLKGIILIQPFFGGEERTNSEKNLRQLQNSALSLSVSDTYWRLSLPNGVSVSRDHPYCNPLAPSGISKMRDLRVPSIMICVSELDILRDRNLEFSNCLVKAGKRVETYVYKDVGHAFQVLHNYQLSHVRTQEMVSHIKNFMNQ